A genomic segment from Longimicrobium sp. encodes:
- a CDS encoding class I SAM-dependent methyltransferase, giving the protein MTKIHPYDEPELTVPRRVVRRVRYELGQAGLTEEWVAGRFGSAYLWRRRLGSRLRPSAPPRMPLRSSLCRQDQLESPAFRAWAARMGEPFRLHRKVWEFCYIAQALDERGMLQPGRRGLGFAVGHEPLPALFASMGCEVLATDLAAEQAQGTGWIESDQHASSLADLNVNGVCPPEAFARRVSFRPVDMNAIPADLSGFDFLWSSCSLEHLGSLRHGAEFIYNAMRCLRPGGMAVHTTEYNASSNGPTVRTGGAVIFRRRDLRAIAAELRAAGHDVAELDFTEGTLPADLHVDRPPYTMDPHLRLSLEGHVATSFGLIVRKAEASSGPRIG; this is encoded by the coding sequence GTGACGAAGATTCACCCGTACGACGAGCCGGAGCTCACGGTGCCTCGGAGAGTGGTGCGCAGGGTCCGGTACGAGCTGGGCCAGGCCGGGCTCACCGAGGAGTGGGTGGCCGGGCGTTTCGGCTCGGCCTACCTGTGGCGCAGGCGGCTGGGCAGCCGGCTGCGTCCTTCGGCCCCTCCGCGGATGCCGCTGCGCTCGTCGCTGTGCCGCCAGGACCAGCTGGAGTCGCCCGCGTTCCGGGCGTGGGCCGCACGCATGGGGGAGCCATTCCGGCTGCACCGCAAGGTGTGGGAATTCTGCTATATCGCCCAGGCGCTCGACGAGCGCGGGATGCTGCAGCCGGGGCGGAGGGGACTGGGCTTCGCCGTGGGCCACGAGCCGCTCCCCGCGCTGTTCGCGTCGATGGGCTGCGAGGTGCTGGCCACCGACCTGGCGGCCGAGCAGGCGCAGGGCACGGGGTGGATCGAATCCGACCAGCACGCCAGCTCCCTGGCCGACCTGAACGTGAACGGGGTCTGCCCGCCGGAGGCGTTCGCCCGCCGGGTGTCGTTCCGCCCCGTGGACATGAACGCCATCCCGGCCGACCTGTCGGGGTTCGACTTCCTGTGGTCGTCGTGCTCGCTCGAGCACCTGGGATCGCTTCGGCACGGGGCCGAGTTCATCTACAACGCCATGCGGTGCCTGCGCCCCGGCGGGATGGCCGTGCACACGACGGAGTACAACGCGTCGTCCAATGGCCCGACCGTGCGGACCGGCGGGGCGGTCATCTTCCGCCGCCGGGACCTGCGCGCCATCGCGGCCGAGCTGCGGGCCGCCGGCCACGACGTCGCCGAGCTGGACTTCACCGAGGGAACCCTCCCCGCCGACCTCCACGTCGACCGGCCGCCGTACACGATGGATCCGCACCTTCGGCTCAGCCTCGAGGGCCACGTGGCTACGTCGTTCGGCCTGATCGTAAGAAAGGCCGAGGCGTCGTCCGGCCCCCGCATCGGATAA